From the Drosophila sechellia strain sech25 chromosome X, ASM438219v1, whole genome shotgun sequence genome, the window CTGGTAGCTGCATACAATGCTCTTCCTATGGTAACTCTCTGTTTTCGATAGAAACTAATATTTTGGAAAGTTGATACCTCCAAACCATATGCATTTTTCTTTCCGTGTAGCGAGTGACGCATCGCCGtggcaaatcaataaaatgcaTAAGTGCAATAATGGAATCATATCTAGCCTGGCAGTCCAATCCACTCACTTTGTAGTCCATCATGCAGCTGGAAGATTCCTTGGGTTCCTGGGGCTCTTCAGTAGACGAATTCACAGGAATCAGCCTTTCTACTGGGACTTATTTGCGAATTCTTCTTGCGACGTCTTGCAATCTCCGCCTGCTTTTGCTGAATAATTCGGATTGGGAGGCACTGCACCGGGGTCTCTTTTCCGTGCTCTCCGGTTTGCGCTCGCTGCAGAGCACAAGTTTTACACACGGAGAAAAATGAGACTTGTTTGGATGGGAGAATCTGAAGGCAGCACTCGGCTACGTAATAAAATACACATCTTGTATTTGTTTTGGCTCAAAAGCGATCGTTTTTATCTAATTTCGTTTGTTTTAACATAGAaggaatatttttgaattctTTTCGAAATATAAACCGaaagatttttatttaaaagcgTTTGTTGTCTGTATTGGATAATGGATGCGATGTATTGCAACAAAGTTACCTGCTATTTCACCGTTTGAAGCCCATCctgtttctctcagtgtatgAGCTTTCGCGAGCGCGAGAGAGAGCTTTTAATTCCGCTTCTAATGGAAGCTTCACTTGAATTCCAAAGTAACTGATTCATTCGGCacattttttgaattaattaattgaaacCGTAAAATGTGCACAGACATCTCGGTTTTAATGGAATTTTTAATGCGCTTTGTGCCGAAAGagttaaaaattgatttaagTGGCTTGGAAAAAGTCGCTTCAAATGTTTTCAGATCTTAAAAAACAATCAGCAATGCTTCAAAATACCGTATAAAATCATTTCTGAGGGTATACACTTCATATCCGAGCCAAATAATAGACATCTTGTTCATGTAGGTGTATATAGATATTACGTTTATTTAATCTCGTTAAATAGGCTTCGCTATAATACATTTACATTTGGGCTCTTTCAGTTGAGAGGGGACGCAGCTCCATCGTCAGTGCTCGTACCTTCATTCCCGAGCCCCCACTTCCACTCTTAATACGTTGTTGTATAATATGtagcatttaatttatttatgtgtgGCTCTCAGCCTGCCCGACAGTCGAGTAAACGATCATTATTCTGCAATCCTGTTAGTTCcactaatttaaaataaagtatgAATCCTACTTGCTGTTCCGTTGCCACCACTAATCAAATTTCCATGGAGTCGGAGTCGGAATCGATAAGAAAATGTGGAAACTCCGCCAATTTCCGCCAATTTGGTTGCGATTGGTGGTGGAAACGGAACTGGGGAAATACCTATAGAATGAAACCAATATGGAGTAACAAAACAATGCATATACCAAACAAATAGATAAACTTCAAGTTCTGCTCttcgtatatgtatatgcatgtatgtCGAGTTTCATTATAGAGAATGTTGCAGTTTCCCCTGATTTCTTGGGGGCTTTGGAGTGATTCTGAGCACTTGGACAGCGGTTGAGTTTTGAGTTCTGGGCTGGTTATACACAGTAGCGGGATcacaaaagatacaaaaatacaaattaaatttcgtTCAAGGACGCTCCTGTAAGCTTAGCAAAAGTGGTATCGACTATCAACTACCAGTTAACCATATCGTCCTAGACCTCGTCGCTCTGGTTCATCTTGATCTCGCTAAGATGGGTGTTGAACCGCGACCATTCGTCGCGCGATGGCTGCGCCAGATTCTCGGCCACGTCGTAGACGTACAGCTTGCCGGCCTCGTCGCCGATGCACACGTGCAGGCCGGATGGGGTCCAGGAGACGCGGTTAAGGGCTGGTGCTCCCGCCACGACGATCGAGGCGGTCGGCACCTCCGTGTCTTGGTTGAGGTTCCACAGGTCCAGGCGGCCGCTGCCGTCGACGGCGGCGAAGAGTGCGGGATGCACGGGCGACCAGGCGACGTCCATCACGTAGTCGGAGTTGTCCTCAAAGGAGTACAACGGCTTTGTGTCCTGAAAGAGGTGCGgtatatttaaattcattCCGGAGAGGACAGCGAGCTGGCAACTTGAACTGCGTACCTTTAGCGACCAGAGCTTGATGGTCCAGTCAATGGACGAGGTTAGGAAGAGGTGGCCAAAGTCCGGCGACAGCTGGTTGTAGTGCGTGGATATGCCAGTGATAGGGCCAAGATGGCGTTCGTACACCTCGTTGACCCCGGAGCGCAGGCCGTGGCGCGAGGCGGAGTAGACGTAGCCGTCCTCGCTGCCCATCACCAGGCTGTTGATCTCGTTGGCCGGGAAGGCCATCGATGTAATGGCAATGGCCTTCGACTGGCGCTGCTGCAGCTCGAGCGTGTCCTGTGGTTGCGACAGCATGTCCAGCGACCAGGAGCACAGCTTGCCATCCGAGGATATGGAGATGACGTTGTGCGCGTTCTGGGTGCCCACCATCTGGAGGCAGTAGACGGGATGCGTGTGCGCCGCGGCACTGAGGGGCGTGCGCTGGATGGGCGTGCGCTTCTGCACGCGATTGTCCCACAGCACAATCTGGCCCGAATAGGTGCCGCCGAGGATCAGGTTGGGATTGAACTTGGCAAAGCAGGTGGACATCACCGCGCTCTGGCAGTGGAAGACGTCCTCGGGCGTGCTCTTCTTGAACTTGGTGTTCCACACCATCACCACGCCGTCCGGCTCGTTGGGGCTCTCCTCGTTGTTGTGGTACGAGCCCACCACCAGCTCGGGGAAGTGGGTGGACCAGTCCATACTGGTGATGCAGCGGTTCTTCGACCAGCGCTCGTCGTAGAAGACGCGGTTCAGCGAGAGCCGCGCATGCGATCGCTCGTCGTTCGCCTCCTCGCTGTCGCCGCCGCCGATGTAGTCCGTGTATATGTCCACATTCTCCGAGAGGGCCCGTTCGATGACGCGGCCGGCGCGCACCACGAACCGCTGGAAGTTCTCCGACAGTATGATCATCTGCTTCTGCTCCTCGGACAGCTCGTTGACTGTGGGAAAGATGGAGAGGAGGAATATTTGTGGAGAGCTTGTTACTTGCTTAGCACTGATCGAAACAGCATTTgagcttttattattataaaatgcaTCAATATGATATCATCATCATTTTGAAGCAAAACATAACAAAAccttaaatataataaaatagttGGCCAGCATTAACTCACCCTCCTTCTTCACTTCGGTCTCCTTCTTGATCTCCAGGGGCGTGATGGCCGGGGCGACGTCCTTGACGGTGGGCAGGCCGTGGGTGAGATAGCCCGGGGGCAGCTTGGAGGTGAATCCGTTGCCCAGGTTCTGCAGTGAGCTCTCTTCGTCGTCTCCTTGGGCATCAAATGCAAGCACTGTTTAAGGTATAAAACTAACACAGCTAGAGGAACATGACAATCGACAGAACAGGAACAATTCTACTTTCGGCTCTGATTGATTCGATCTGATTCGATTTGGTTTTGAACTTATTTGAGTTTAGATTGAGTTATCATTACGCGTTCTTCTTCGCCTTCGTTTGCTTGGCTAGGAACTGCAATTGTCTGAGACATTTGGCTTTGTTTGTGGGGCTCCTTGGGGCGGGATTGTTggtatggatttggagactggATGGGATAGTGTCATGATTTTGGTGGCAGTGGTGCTATACGAAGCTCTAAGTGTGAGGGGGAAAGCGAGAGAGAGGGAGGGAAGAAGCATTGCAGCACATTGTTTCCTCTCGCCTGTCCTCGTCTTCTTTCGAGTGTggctgtgtgcgtgcgtgcaTCACATCGGGGGAAAGGGATAGAGAGAGGCAGAGaaagtgagtgagtgagagggagagagagagagagagagagagaaagggaAGATGTGGCGGCAGGTGCATGGCTGTTAATAAACTGTTAAACACTGTTAAAGGCACTCACACAGGTGCATATATCAGACTGCAGTTGGTTATCGATATATACAGTGTTAGGGCATGGACAGgtgagtgtgcgagtgtgtgcgcTTGGTGTGGTGTTTGGTTTTCGGTTCtcggttttgtttttcaccTGGTTAATATACAAAGCCAATTACTGAAAtcaaaaatttacatttttcctACTGCGGTTTTGCTCTGGTTCTGTTTCGATTGAATCAACGTTATCGCTATTGTACAtcgtttttgcatttttctccACCCAATTTATAATTGCTTgcacttaaaattatttagttttatgcTAGAAATATATTACACATATATTAAACAAGGTTAAGCTAATGGCCGATTGATCGATTTCGATTCTGTAACAGTGCTGTAATTGAAGAGGGTATCGGTTATCGGGATCAATAGctgagagagcgagagagacaGGCAGGAAGTCACTCGCTGCCGAGTTTGCATGAGAGTGAGTGAAATGGAACAAGCCTAGCTTCCTGTCGCTGCTGCGTTTTCGTTGTTTTCTTGTGCGATAAGTTTTTGTTAGTGGTTAGGACATTGTTAACTCGGGTTTCAGGATGAATGACTGGGATTAGCAACACGACACACAATGAGGGGCGGGCAATGCGGGAGCATCACCAGTCATGCAAATGTAGGATGTACACAAGCAGAGATGAAGGAGCGAAAGAGTCGGAAAGAtaaatagagagagagagagagagagagagagagagagagagagagggagataGAGCGAGAAAGGGCATTGGTCCGTTTTTTACACTTTTGTGGGGGCGTGTGTGTCTGCTTTTTAATTCGCTTTCCAACACTGACACCTCACAGGACCGATTTAAACGCGCTGACTTTTCTGGGATTTTGCTCTAAATTCTGATTTTGTTTCGCTGGCAAAGTGAGAATTGGAACGTTCCTATTTTGCTTCATGTCGATTCCGTCACTGTTCAATATTTTGGTTCGGGCGGCTGGCCTGTACCTACCTGTGAATTCATCCTCCCACTCTAAACCCGGATTAAGATTGTATTCATCTTgaagaaatataaagaaataaatatattgtacAAACATTGCTGGTATTTGGTAGTTTGTGATTCTTCAAatcaaaacgaaaaaaaaaaaacatgactTTGGCTTTAGCATACCGCCCATTTAAATCGACAAATCGATCGATAGTCAATGTTTAAACAAAATGCATACGGTAAGAAGTGAAAAATGTTGGTTTTTAGTGTGCTCAACACTTGTTGCTTGGCGAAATTATCACacgaatatttaaaatatgattAAGTAGGGTATATGTATAAGTACTATTAGCACACAAGCCTGGCTCATATAATGGAACACAAAAGGTAGCGAGGGGAGGAGAAAGTGTTTATAATACAGCTTAGGATGTTTAGCTAATATATCTGATACGCAATCATACAAACGATATTAAGATAAAGGCTATTCGTGCTTACAGATGGAGGTTCTTTTATACGTGTGTATGTTTGGGTGGGTTATGCATTTGATTCTTAGACAGTAGCATAGACTTAAAAATACTCTGGGGAAAAGAAATcgaattcaaatatttaagtaATAGATCGGTTATGCtaaaaagtacaaaaaatctaaattataCCTTTGGTACGCATGTTTTAGAAGAACCGTCAATACTTATGATGGGTCATACATAAATTAAGAcaacaaattacaaaaaaaaattagtttaaaactCAACTTAAAGCGATTACGAAAAGTACTTAAACGAATAAAGAACTTAAAAATTGGGTGGAGATTACAaatttgcttttcattttccattcaaTATGAACGATTTTTACACAAGGTCTATAAGATCTGATACGAACTGATACGAATCTTTTTTCAGGTAGTTATCGAGCTAATTGAAACAAATGTCATATAAATCatataaaatgtaataaatatttgtatacaaTCCCGGTTGGGATGCAAATCAAACGACCAAATCGGAAACAAAGATCGAAGAAGCAACCACGAGAGGCTAGGACATAGGGCATAGACATAGATGTATGTATATTCTAGGATAGGATTACGATATCAAGCGTACACTAAGCAAGTCAGAAAAACTCTAAGGAGGAGCATAGATCGTGTTGTGGATAGAGATAGAGCAAACTACACAAATACATAATGCGAGTATATAGATAAGTTCGGCATAGAGAGGTTTAGATTCAAGGTAATGGTAATATATACGGCTACGGGTATAGATAAATACGATACGCTTCTTACGGGTGGCACACAGACCGCTACGGAGGCTGAAAAGTTCTAGGTACGGAATTACGCATACAACGGGGACTACTCACCATAATAATCCGTAGCATGAGCTGCAGTTTTTTTTGCGTGCGTGCCAAAAACAGTTAAGAGGGAAGAAAGAGAAAGTAAATAGACAAATTATTAAATGCGCTCGAACGGTGTACACTCTAATGATCTATGGGTTCGGATGTGGACATGGATGgatgtggatatggatatgcATGTGGATGGACAGATTGATGCTTGGCAGCGATAGCCATGCGGAAATGAGTCGAGACTGCGGCGTAAATGAAGCGAAACAAGGCCAATTGGTGTAATGCTTGGTGCTACCAACAACCTTTACAAAAACgcaacaaaaattaaagtaataataataaaaatgagtGTTTAAAGAGGGGGTAAACATTGCGTTGCAGTACTATTTACAACCTATATCATATTAAAGTTTAGACTTCATAGGGGTGGACAGGAACGATATTTTTAATAAGTTCGGATCGAAGCGTTTAGAGAGTGTGCTGAATTGcataaaagtaaacaaaatagtGACGCGTCGTGTCTGAGCTTTTCTAGTTCCTAAATTATATACAATAAactaacaaaaacaaatgatgGAATAGATAGAAGGAAGCAAAAACCAATAATGCGGATAGGCCAAATCAAGAGAAAGCTGCCATAAGATGATCAATCGACCAGCAACTGCGTTTCTTGGGCATTGCAACCAAATTGGGCCGAGGCAAAAAGGAAGCTGTCTAAATTCAAGCAGTCCAGTAGATAGTCCGCCGAATTGTCTGCGCATGTACGATGCTGACATCCTTCTGCCTGCAGAGCCTTGGAGCAAATTTAGACTAAGTCGTGTGGGCGGTTCACATGGAGCCACTCGTGTATTCACATGTGTAAGCCGCTTCGTTTTGTCACAACAATATTCGTGTGCTGATGTGTGATTAGGTGTGGAGTTTGCTTAAAATTAAGATTAGTACCTTTACGTGGACGCCACCAGTCCTCCATATATCCTGACAGAGGCGAGGAGTGGCAAGAAAGAACtgtatttgttattttatttcactatGGATTATGGTTTCTGTTTGGATCTTTGTTCTTTCTCTGATGGGAGGGACGGGAGTTGGGGGCACTTGATGGGGGACAAAGCGCGGAAACAGGGTCAGCATGCAGCGGTGTAAACTAGCACCAGACAGAAAGGGACAGTTGGGAGCACAGACATGGACAGAGAGAGTGTGAGGGTGAGAGATGCACTGCTCCTCCGGCGGACGGAGACGGAGTCGGGGAAACAGGAGCGCAGGGAAGCCAAACACAGTTAACAACGAGACCAAGAATAAGAACGGCGACAGTAGCGAAAGATGGAGTCAAACTATGGATAGTGGTTACAGTAGAGCCCAACCAGATCCCCGCCCGGGGGCAATACGCACCATCGCCGTTTCCGCCTCCGGTACTGGTCGTCTGGGTCTGCTTCGTGTAGACCAGCGTCTCTTTTGGTGGAATGTTCGTAGCCTGCACATTGTAGACGCTCAGGTTGAGGGGCTGTTTCTTTCCGCCGCTGGTGAGGGTGTACATAAAAAATCGGTATTAGTTAGGAATGGGTTAAATAGCAATAGTAATAGTACCTCAAATAAGGATACATAGATCGTAAAAAGCCCATTGTCCCATTTGTGTAATACTAAGCCTCAACAATTCTTAAAACGACTAGCGCTAAAATTGAATCGTAAAAATTGTGTCTGGATTGCCACGCTTCCTAACCAGGATTCTACATATTCTACAGTTGTTTACTAATTCAATTTGGGGAATAAAATCTCTATGACTATAGAAATGCctacatatgtataatatgCCTAATATGTCTAATTCACTTCTGCTTAAGATGGCAATTCTACCCACAAGGCTTTGCTATAAGCTGGCTCACCTCTGGCCATTGACGGTGGCTTGGAGGCTGGCGTCGGGGGTCTGTGTGTTGGAGTTGTCCGATGTCATCGAGTTGACGGAGGAGAGTGAGGAAAGGACCTCGGAGACGGGGGCCACGCCCAGCGATGACAGCATTTCGTCGAGATCCCTGAAAGAGGCGAACAAAAGTCGGATGATGGCGGTGCTGAGTCAGCTCCGAGGAGCAGCGTATGGCAAACCCACTTGCGCTGATCCTTGTCGATGCCTGCTCCGCCGCCAATGCGACCGGCCGCCTCCTCCATGTCCTTGATCTCCTTCTCGCGCCGCCGGCGATCCTTCTCCTCGCGCAGGGCGGCCAACTTGGCCTTCTTGCGTTCCAGCTCAGCCTTGCGATCCATTTCTCGGGGGGATTAGCTGCTGCGATTTGCTGTTCGAGTGGGCTTTCGGTACGGGACTCTCGATCTCTGGCGGGCCAAGTTCTCTGCAAGGGGAAAGCATGATTAATGGTCGCCAATATTGGTAGCTCTGATGATGTCACCAACTGCTGGCCAGAAGCAATGAAAGTGGGTGCGCTGTGTGGTTCTCCACCGCTCGCTTGGCGTAGCGCAGCCAACGCATATGGTCTCCTATCGCCAAGTGGAGCTCATTCCCCGGTAACCCAATGAGTGGCCGTCACCTTACTTTCCTTTGCtcggccaaaaaaaaaaaatcaataatcCAGCGATTGGACTGTGACGTCTTTTCGCCCTGGCTGCGTTTTTCAAATCCCTTCTCTCACTGCTCTGGTGATTTTTCCATGAAATGCACAAAAACCCACCTCTTGACTGTCTTTACTCGATGTTCGGCTGCTTTTTAAGTACTTAAATCATCATTTTTCAACAATGTAAAAATGCGACTGACTTTAATGTTTTGACTAACTAGAGATGGAACATCGCTCACGGCCAGTTACTTGGGACAGTTATTGGCATACGAAGGAGTTAATGGGCGCGGCTGGTTTATAAATATGCCCAAAGGGTGTGGAAGACTAGGATCCCTAGCGGAATTCCCAATTCTCAATTAACACAGGTTTAAACACAAGAATAAGCTTTTACTGCTGTACGACGATAGTTGTGAACAGCTGTCGTGACAGCGATAGTTCCACTACTCCCATGCTCTAGCGCAGCGGTCTGGCAGCACTGCTGCGCTTAACAGCACGCTGTTAGTTACAGTTACATTTCGCCTACACTGCaacataatttatatatattaatatttatatttatttattatattatattatttagaaATCATgcttaatatataattatattaccatataattaataataggTAAAAAATATGTCAATACGGAGATATGcagtattttaaaattgttatgtaataggTGGTTTACAGTTATGCACCTGTATTCTCATAATCTAACTATGAAATATCTGTGTTGCTTTCTGAATCGTAACTTTTAATTTATAGATCCAAGATAGGTATCTGCAGGTAAAttggaataataataataaaaccctAATGATGGTACACAGATGCCCCATATGCATGCAAAATTATATAATCCTTTTAGGTCTAAAATTCGGCTAATGCCTACAACTTATTGGATTTGTTTGATAAGAAAGCGGAGTATAAAGTACTACGAAATGTAAAAATGAATTAAGAAATACCGCTGAAATTCCCCTGGTGACTCAAAACTAACTGACTTTTCAAAAAACCTTCTGAAAGTATGTACAACCATGTATGTGCAACCATGTCGTGTTTTAATTGCCCCTCCAAAGCGACAATTACATTCAATGCGCGTCTTTGGTCTTTGGGCCAGTGAAATCACCAGAACCCGCCGTGGAAATAGAAAGCGCACTTGGGCGATGTATGCCACAATTTGTGCCACCAATGCCAGCTGTTGCTGCACCACCGAGTCCAGTACGTGCCTTCGGTCGCAACTGAAAGTATCTGTAAGATACCGAATCCAAGGAAGCGGTTCTCATGGGGTAAATGCGCCCATTAAACTTTTTGGGGATCTTATTTCGTTTCGATTTGGCGCATCTGCACATCCGCACATCTGCATTTAAATGCCAGGCATTGGACGACCCAAAAGCTGTAGTGAGCGAGTGGCTCGTTTCGTAACCGCATTGATAAACCGGACTCGAACTGGAATCGCTCCGATGATCCCCATGCTGCAGCAAAAACCTTGAATTGCCAAATCTCCGCCTGCTCAACTTTTTGCTCCAGGCCGACAGATCTTGCACATGGGCGGGTGTTGGCCAACCGATGAGCGGATACTTAATATCTTCGCTTTTTGCCCAGGCCAAACCAGTCGAGATGCCAGCGCGATTAGTTTACAAATTAGTTTGCCAATTGAATTTCAGATTTAGACGGCTGGCCGGGCTACCAAGAACCACCTCCACCTGGGTTCTCCACATGGGATCGGGCGAGAGTAAAAGTGTATTGTTAATTAGCCACTACGCGCCGCCAACCTAAACTAGTTTCGCAGCCCGTCTGGTTTGGCCGCATCTCCGATCTCTCCGATCTCCGATCtctgattttattttcattattttttatttctttcctACTCCGAGCGGAGCGGATCGATCGCATCTCCCAAGGACAGCGGCTTTTGGGTCATTTCGTGGTCGCTTAGCATATTTATGcatatattatgtacatatattaccGGCATGCTCCGCCGCTCGGCCGCTGGAAGCATCGGGATGACACAGTTTTCCATCTCATGGGCGTAGCTCCTCGGAAATGGCTGCGTCTCGCCCCAAATCCTCAGTAGATCAGTTCCCAAAACTGGAATTTCTATATTGTATCGGGCATTTCATTGGATTCCTATAGATCTGCATGTTTCTAATAGAGATATCAATTTGTGAGatacatttatacattttcACTTGCTCTTGTTAATTTCATcatgttttaatatttctaaATGACAGTTTATCAAAGTGGGCTCGTATTTTAATTATGCATGTATCGTATATATTATCTCACCTAATTTTGctacattttccatttgcggGAGTGGCGTTCGAGACCAATTGGGTGTGTTACTCATTACCAAGACTTAAAATATGCATATTTGCATTGTGTATATAGTATAATTACAAAAAGACCGATCCAGATCGAAACTACGCCCATGGCGTGTCCTCTTCAGCCTTGAAGCCTCAACTTTTGGCTGGCACTTTGGACGAAAGGACGGTCTTCCACTCCAACTTTTCACCAAATGGATTGTACCTGCTTGGCTTCATTTGTTATGGTCATTTGTGTGCTGGCCTTTTGTCGATCGGTGTAAGCCATTTGCATGCGGACCATCAACTCAATTCGAGCCACCTGAACTCGGGGACCGTTGACGCATATGAATTTGTTTATGTTCATTttggagtgtgtgtgtgtgtggctttTTTGGCCACATCGACACACTGATCGCAGGGAACGAATACCCTACTCGAATCGCATCCGTTGGCCGCTCCATTGCATTTGGCTTTTTGACGGTCAATACCCGGAAATGTGCAGCTTACAAGCGgcgattttttatttttgcacggTGTCAACTATTTATTACCCTATATGCTTAAGAACAACCCGTTTTTAGCAtctacttttattttttatttattgaaacaCTAATGGAAATCCATTTAACATCTGCTCTACCAGCAGGAATGACCGCTACCGCTAGATGGCTCTGCAGGTCAAGAGCACTAAAGAATTCGCGGCATTTAAATTTTAGGTACGATAAATaacattataaataaaataaataaataaataacattgcCATTGACTATCCTCAAGAGTTCGCTTATAAATGCATCGAATCATTCCCTAATTCTTCCAAGATTCCGATGCAATCTCCAAATCATCTGATACAGGTGGCGCTTTCAACACTGAAGAATTGCACACTAAGCTAGGGCATCTCGCCAGCGGTTTTCCGGTCCTCGCCCCTGGactttcttgtttttgtgccATTACATCTCCGGCTCGCCTTTCTTCGTCGCCTTTGGAGCCTCGGCTCCATCCCCATTCCCAATCCCATTCCCATCTCCAGCCGCAGCTCGTTTGGCCTGGCTCGGTTTCGTGTGGAAGTagtagtggtggtggtggtggtggtggtggtggcagtggcagtggcggGGGCGGTAGTGGCCCCGCCCATTGGCATCACTCTGCCGCAGCCGACGGCGTCGTCGACGGCGACGTCGAGCAGAGCCGGTAAAAAGTCTTGAAAAGTGCGCCTCTTTGGCGTTCCGTTGTTAGTTTAGTTTAACCATCGCAGCGCTTGAGTCGCGATTAGTTGCTCAAGTACCCAGTTGCCAGGATCGTTGGTTGctctgctgttttttttttgttctcaAATCCCGAGTCCAAAATGAAGTTATTTTTATGTGCCATTGCTGTGACCCTGTGTGTGGCGACAAGTGAGTGTGAATCAATGGATCATGGATCCGTGGGAACAATGTGGATCGTTCAGAGTGGATCAGTGGTGGTGCCCAGCCCATCCAGCCAGTCACAGTCGCAAATTGTTGCTAATTACTTTGACACTGACACCGAAATCAAGACTACCTCGGTCTGTCGCTGTGTGTTTTGCATATCGAGAGTTTTTGGCCAGCTAAGAGCTAAGAGCCATAAGTGGCTAATGACATTTAGCCGACTTAGCAAGACTGGGCCCAGCCTCAAATGTTGAATCTGGTCGCGATTGCGGATCTACGGGCCACATGCAGATCGAGATGGAGGGCCGTTTTCCGTCTGGAAAAACTGGAATGCTGGCCAAGCCCAAGATGCTGTCTGGCTGTCTGGGTGTCTGGCTGTCGGGCCGCTGGTTATGCAACTCTTGCATACTTTGTTGGCCAAG encodes:
- the LOC6615098 gene encoding cytoplasmic dynein 1 intermediate chain isoform X8, which produces MDRKAELERKKAKLAALREEKDRRRREKEIKDMEEAAGRIGGGAGIDKDQRKDLDEMLSSLGVAPVSEVLSSLSSVNSMTSDNSNTQTPDASLQATVNGQSGGKKQPLNLSVYNVQATNIPPKETLVYTKQTQTTSTGGGNGDGYMEDWWRPRKAHATDYYDEYNLNPGLEWEDEFTVLAFDAQGDDEESSLQNLGNGFTSKLPPGYLTHGLPTVKDVAPAITPLEIKKETEVKKEVNELSEEQKQMIILSENFQRFVVRAGRVIERALSENVDIYTDYIGGGDSEEANDERSHARLSLNRVFYDERWSKNRCITSMDWSTHFPELVVGSYHNNEESPNEPDGVVMVWNTKFKKSTPEDVFHCQSAVMSTCFAKFNPNLILGGTYSGQIVLWDNRVQKRTPIQRTPLSAAAHTHPVYCLQMVGTQNAHNVISISSDGKLCSWSLDMLSQPQDTLELQQRQSKAIAITSMAFPANEINSLVMGSEDGYVYSASRHGLRSGVNEVYERHLGPITGISTHYNQLSPDFGHLFLTSSIDWTIKLWSLKDTKPLYSFEDNSDYVMDVAWSPVHPALFAAVDGSGRLDLWNLNQDTEVPTASIVVAGAPALNRVSWTPSGLHVCIGDEAGKLYVYDVAENLAQPSRDEWSRFNTHLSEIKMNQSDEV
- the LOC6615098 gene encoding cytoplasmic dynein 1 intermediate chain isoform X22, with amino-acid sequence MDRKAELERKKAKLAALREEKDRRRREKEIKDMEEAAGRIGGGAGIDKDQRKDLDEMLSSLGVAPVSEVLSSLSSVNSMTSDNSNTQTPDASLQATVNGQSGGKKQPLNLSVYNVQATNIPPKETLVYTKQTQTTSTGGGNGDAHATDYYVLAFDAQGDDEESSLQNLGNGFTSKLPPGYLTHGLPTVKDVAPAITPLEIKKETEVKKEVNELSEEQKQMIILSENFQRFVVRAGRVIERALSENVDIYTDYIGGGDSEEANDERSHARLSLNRVFYDERWSKNRCITSMDWSTHFPELVVGSYHNNEESPNEPDGVVMVWNTKFKKSTPEDVFHCQSAVMSTCFAKFNPNLILGGTYSGQIVLWDNRVQKRTPIQRTPLSAAAHTHPVYCLQMVGTQNAHNVISISSDGKLCSWSLDMLSQPQDTLELQQRQSKAIAITSMAFPANEINSLVMGSEDGYVYSASRHGLRSGVNEVYERHLGPITGISTHYNQLSPDFGHLFLTSSIDWTIKLWSLKDTKPLYSFEDNSDYVMDVAWSPVHPALFAAVDGSGRLDLWNLNQDTEVPTASIVVAGAPALNRVSWTPSGLHVCIGDEAGKLYVYDVAENLAQPSRDEWSRFNTHLSEIKMNQSDEV
- the LOC6615098 gene encoding cytoplasmic dynein 1 intermediate chain isoform X12 → MDRKAELERKKAKLAALREEKDRRRREKEIKDMEEAAGRIGGGAGIDKDQRKDLDEMLSSLGVAPVSEVLSSLSSVNSMTSDNSNTQTPDASLQATVNGQSGGKKQPLNLSVYNVQATNIPPKETLVYTKQTQTTSTGGGNGDAHATDYYDEYNLNPGLEWEDEFTVLAFDAQGDDEESSLQNLGNGFTSKLPPGYLTHGLPTVKDVAPAITPLEIKKETEVKKEVNELSEEQKQMIILSENFQRFVVRAGRVIERALSENVDIYTDYIGGGDSEEANDERSHARLSLNRVFYDERWSKNRCITSMDWSTHFPELVVGSYHNNEESPNEPDGVVMVWNTKFKKSTPEDVFHCQSAVMSTCFAKFNPNLILGGTYSGQIVLWDNRVQKRTPIQRTPLSAAAHTHPVYCLQMVGTQNAHNVISISSDGKLCSWSLDMLSQPQDTLELQQRQSKAIAITSMAFPANEINSLVMGSEDGYVYSASRHGLRSGVNEVYERHLGPITGISTHYNQLSPDFGHLFLTSSIDWTIKLWSLKDTKPLYSFEDNSDYVMDVAWSPVHPALFAAVDGSGRLDLWNLNQDTEVPTASIVVAGAPALNRVSWTPSGLHVCIGDEAGKLYVYDVAENLAQPSRDEWSRFNTHLSEIKMNQSDEV
- the LOC6615098 gene encoding cytoplasmic dynein 1 intermediate chain isoform X24, with product MDRKAELERKKAKLAALREEKDRRRREKEIKDMEEAAGRIGGGAGIDKDQRKDLDEMLSSLGVAPVSEVLSSLSSVNSMTSDNSNTQTPDASLQATVNGQSGGKKQPLNLSVYNVQATNIPPKETLVYTKQTQTTSTGGGNGDAHATDYYGDDEESSLQNLGNGFTSKLPPGYLTHGLPTVKDVAPAITPLEIKKETEVKKEVNELSEEQKQMIILSENFQRFVVRAGRVIERALSENVDIYTDYIGGGDSEEANDERSHARLSLNRVFYDERWSKNRCITSMDWSTHFPELVVGSYHNNEESPNEPDGVVMVWNTKFKKSTPEDVFHCQSAVMSTCFAKFNPNLILGGTYSGQIVLWDNRVQKRTPIQRTPLSAAAHTHPVYCLQMVGTQNAHNVISISSDGKLCSWSLDMLSQPQDTLELQQRQSKAIAITSMAFPANEINSLVMGSEDGYVYSASRHGLRSGVNEVYERHLGPITGISTHYNQLSPDFGHLFLTSSIDWTIKLWSLKDTKPLYSFEDNSDYVMDVAWSPVHPALFAAVDGSGRLDLWNLNQDTEVPTASIVVAGAPALNRVSWTPSGLHVCIGDEAGKLYVYDVAENLAQPSRDEWSRFNTHLSEIKMNQSDEV